Genomic window (Salvelinus namaycush isolate Seneca chromosome 27, SaNama_1.0, whole genome shotgun sequence):
ACCGGCGTCAAAGATTGAGGAGCGGCAGTCGCCGTTGAAGTCTGTGGACACCACCTGAGGGGCGCAACAAGTTTTAGTGTAAACGATTAACCATCACTAGCGCTCGCTAGAGTTGCCACTTAGACATTTCAGCCTATGACCTTGAGGTCCATGGCATAGGGAAGGTTGCCTTACTTCCAAATCACTCCTTTCTCATGAAGTGTGCTCTACGTCCATGCATTTGATGTGTTCCAGAACTAGCACAAATAATTAAAATTATCACCTAATCAAGCGCCTCTTTAAATCAGCTGTGGAATACACAAAATATGTGGACTGGCTGGGGTACTCTAGACCAAGGTTTCCCCAAACAGTCCTGGGGGCACGTTTTGTCAACCTAACACTACACAgcagattcaaataatcaaagcgtGATGAATTGGTTATGCGAGTCAGCTGTATAGTGCTAGGGCACAAAGCGTGGCGCACCCAGGGGGGCCTCAGATCAGGAAACCCTGACCTAGATCAATCTAATGACTTTATATTTATGGGAAGTAGTGTACAAGTGCACACTTCAAGATAAGGACAGATTGGGACAGCGTTGGAATGGGGAAATATTTACCTGGTCTTCTGTGTATCCCAGAATTCCCTTCATGGGTCCTTCAGCGGCAGCCTTGATAACCTTCTTGATCTCGTCATAAGGCGCCTAAAGCAGAAGAGcgaacatgtaaaaaaaaaaatctagataAAAATGTATGAAGTGCCTGTTGCCATAATGCTGGTAACTTGCACCAAAATCCCAGTTGAACCTCTAATAGACATTAGCAAAGTATAAAAAGGTTGTTGGGAGACTTACGGCCTTCTCAAGACGGACAGTCAGGTCAACCACGGACACGTTGGGAGTGGGGACACGGAAGGCCATGCCGGTCAGCTTGCTGTGGGTCAGAAAAACCCACAAAAAGGGTCAGGATCCACACCATCACGAGCACAAGTGGGGCTCGAGTAAATTCTTCAAAAAACAACCCTAGTAAAAAGCACTAGTGCTACAAATCTCAGCATTTATCACTATCATCAAAACTCCATTAAAAACCAGTGGCCCTGGATTGGTTCATACCCGTTCAGCTCGGGGATAACCTTGCCCACGGCCTTGGCAGCGCCAGTGGAAGCAGGGATAATGTTCTGGCTGGCACCACGGCCATCTCTCCACAGCTTACCGGAGGGCCCGTCAACAGTCTTCTGTGTGGCTGTGACTGCGTGAACTGTGCTCTGGGGGGGGAGGGGACGACATTAGTCCATGCAGGGTTCATGGAGCACCACTAAGATTAAAGGGCTATGACATTCAAAAAGTCAAACACCGAATGAAGATCCATTCTTACCATAAGACCCTCAATGATGCCAAAGTTGTCATTGATAACCTTGACGATGGGAGCCAGGCAGTTAGTTGTGCAGGAGGCGTTGCTGTGAGGACATAAAAATTGTTAATAACATGACACTAACAAATACTTAACGATTAAACATTGTGCCACAAATTCATAAAATAATCAGCTGAAATTACACTATTTAAATAGTATTACTCAGGGGTGAGAACACTGCACACTGAGTGTGTGTTTTTCAGCCATTCTTTGTACAAGTCATAATTTGGCCACAGGGAATTACCAATGCTCCTTAAAAAGGTAACGCAACAGGAGGCTTACCTGACAACCTTCAGGG
Coding sequences:
- the LOC120022084 gene encoding glyceraldehyde-3-phosphate dehydrogenase-like isoform X3; the protein is MVYMFKYDSTHGVWKDSEVKQEGGKLIIGNLHITVFHERDPTAIKWGDAGADYVVESTGVFTTIDKASAHLQGGAKRVIISAPSADAPMFVMGVNHEKYDNSLKVVSNASCTTNCLAPIVKVINDNFGIIEGLMSTVHAVTATQKTVDGPSGKLWRDGRGASQNIIPASTGAAKAVGKVIPELNGKLTGMAFRVPTPNVSVVDLTVRLEKAAPYDEIKKVIKAAAEGPMKGILGYTEDQVVSTDFNGDCRSSIFDAGAGIALNDHFVKLVSWYDNEFGYSNRVVDLCLHMASKE